The proteins below are encoded in one region of Firmicutes bacterium HGW-Firmicutes-1:
- a CDS encoding MBL fold metallo-hydrolase translates to MASLSLMPIKGNTYYIPSPTNIGVYVQNNEATIIDSGLDKDVAKQILKLLAEQGWSLSCIINTHSHADHIGGNAFLCEKTGCQVIASKGEAAFIQVPLLEPSLLYGGYPYKVLKNKFLMAKASYVTQIIEAPTVLTHTKLEIIPLKGHSIDMIGIKTPDNILFMGDSLFPENILTKYSLTYLWDIRTSLETIDALKTIDVDLFVPSHGEPIQDVSVLCDVNKNKIIEIANVVYQNCDEQVTTEDILQRICLHYQTSLNATQYVLLSSTLRSYLSYLYDEGKIETSYENGKLTWIKKA, encoded by the coding sequence ATGGCTAGCTTATCACTTATGCCGATCAAAGGGAATACTTATTATATACCTAGTCCAACTAATATTGGTGTATATGTTCAAAACAATGAAGCAACCATTATTGATAGTGGATTAGATAAAGATGTAGCAAAACAAATTCTTAAACTGCTTGCTGAACAGGGGTGGTCTTTAAGCTGTATTATTAATACTCATTCCCATGCTGATCATATTGGTGGGAATGCTTTTTTGTGCGAAAAAACAGGGTGTCAGGTGATTGCCTCTAAAGGGGAAGCGGCTTTCATCCAAGTACCTTTGCTAGAACCCTCTTTACTATATGGAGGATATCCATATAAGGTATTAAAAAATAAGTTTTTAATGGCCAAAGCTTCTTATGTTACACAGATTATTGAAGCGCCAACTGTTCTAACACACACAAAATTAGAAATTATCCCTTTAAAAGGTCATTCAATAGATATGATTGGCATCAAAACTCCAGATAACATCTTATTTATGGGGGATTCCTTATTTCCTGAAAATATTTTAACTAAGTATAGTCTAACCTATCTGTGGGATATTCGGACTTCTCTAGAAACGATCGATGCATTAAAAACCATCGATGTAGATTTATTTGTTCCAAGTCATGGGGAGCCTATTCAAGATGTATCAGTTCTTTGTGATGTGAATAAGAATAAGATCATTGAAATTGCAAATGTTGTTTATCAGAATTGTGATGAACAAGTAACGACAGAAGACATACTACAAAGAATATGTCTTCATTATCAAACGAGTCTGAATGCGACCCAATATGTTTTGTTATCCAGTACATTACGTTCTTACTTATCCTATTTATATGACGAGGGTAAAATAGAGACTTCCTATGAGAATGGTAAACTCACCTGGATTAAAAAAGCTTGA
- a CDS encoding histidine kinase, whose translation MKLFEHLSAGVPFIEEECIQKKDHYKKVLNLMITICIMLGITFLSFAFRFIGFHESNIIVTYILGVLLVAKQTDGYFYGIVASVIGVLTFNFFFTEPYYTFYVHRADYPVTFAIMLIAAMITSTLTVKVKREAMLSYSREQKTQLLYKINKNLLQVRTMTQIAEVGGRDIGKLFSRTVLIATTNPDDTNYEPYIYAHHNDERGELLKSNDEIMAITKAFQTGEAVGAGTHVFSNCVAYYFPIIGHGNVLGIVGIACFNHQYLSEEQIKLLETVTTQIALAIERERLWEKQQKSKLDVERERIKGNLLRAISHDLRTPLTSILGATSTILDNDHIIDGEVKRELLQNIYEDTSWLIHTVENILSITRIDDGRIEIVKNMEAIEEIVGEAVSRIKKLSTNHTIKINIPDDLILIPMDGMLIEQVLINLIDNAIKYTPYESTIEVKVYLINNKVVFEVSDDGEGIKEENKEVIFNRFYSNALGNDTEKRGTGLGLAICKSIITAHGGEISVFNNFSGGATFRFILESEE comes from the coding sequence ATGAAATTATTCGAGCATTTATCTGCAGGTGTTCCTTTTATAGAAGAAGAATGTATACAAAAGAAAGATCATTACAAAAAGGTTCTAAATTTGATGATCACTATTTGTATTATGCTAGGAATCACTTTCTTGTCTTTTGCCTTTAGATTTATTGGATTTCATGAATCCAACATTATTGTTACCTACATTTTAGGCGTATTGCTTGTTGCAAAACAGACAGATGGATATTTTTATGGAATTGTAGCTTCAGTAATTGGCGTATTAACCTTTAATTTCTTTTTTACAGAACCTTATTATACTTTTTATGTCCATAGGGCAGATTATCCGGTAACCTTTGCTATTATGCTGATTGCTGCTATGATCACAAGTACCTTAACTGTAAAAGTCAAGAGAGAAGCCATGCTATCCTATTCAAGAGAACAGAAGACTCAATTATTGTATAAAATTAATAAAAATCTCCTACAGGTAAGAACAATGACCCAAATTGCCGAAGTAGGTGGGAGGGATATTGGGAAATTATTTAGTCGTACGGTGCTTATCGCTACTACTAATCCAGATGATACAAATTATGAACCGTATATTTATGCCCACCATAATGATGAACGAGGAGAGTTGCTGAAATCAAACGATGAAATCATGGCAATCACGAAAGCTTTTCAAACAGGAGAAGCAGTAGGTGCTGGTACGCATGTGTTTTCAAATTGTGTTGCTTATTATTTTCCTATCATAGGTCATGGTAATGTTTTAGGAATTGTAGGTATTGCATGTTTTAATCATCAATATTTATCAGAGGAACAAATTAAGCTATTAGAAACTGTGACAACACAAATAGCTCTTGCAATTGAAAGAGAACGTTTATGGGAAAAACAACAAAAATCTAAACTGGATGTAGAGAGGGAGAGAATTAAGGGGAATTTACTGCGTGCAATTTCTCATGATTTAAGAACACCTTTAACAAGTATATTAGGTGCAACCTCTACAATCTTAGACAATGATCATATTATAGATGGTGAAGTAAAAAGAGAGTTGTTACAAAATATCTATGAGGATACAAGCTGGCTGATTCATACGGTAGAAAATATATTGAGTATAACAAGAATTGATGATGGTAGAATTGAAATTGTAAAGAACATGGAAGCCATAGAGGAAATAGTGGGTGAAGCTGTTTCGCGGATTAAAAAATTATCTACAAATCATACTATAAAAATTAATATACCAGATGATCTGATATTGATTCCTATGGATGGTATGTTGATTGAACAAGTATTGATTAATCTTATAGATAATGCAATTAAATATACACCATATGAATCTACGATTGAAGTTAAGGTATATTTAATCAATAACAAGGTGGTATTTGAAGTCTCGGATGATGGAGAGGGCATTAAAGAAGAAAATAAAGAGGTTATCTTTAATAGATTTTATTCTAATGCACTTGGGAATGATACAGAGAAGCGTGGTACAGGTCTTGGGTTAGCGATATGTAAGTCTATCATTACTGCTCATGGTGGAGAAATATCTGTATTTAATAATTTCTCTGGAGGTGCAACATTTAGATTTATATTAGAGAGTGAGGAGTAA
- a CDS encoding DNA-binding response regulator, which translates to MNNKPLVLVVEDDKPICKFICVSLEAQGYACVDTQNGKTAISLISSHNPDIIIMDLGLPDIDGIEVIAKVRPFTKAAIIVVSARGHEREKVEALDSGADDYLTKPFSVAELLARIRVALRHTNQSVLFEDEESKIFVIGELRIDYERRRVFISDEDIHLTPIEYKLLVLLAKHTGKVLTHKYILNEVWGTYSGDDTQSLRVFMANIRRKIEKDPAEPKYILTEVGVGYRMIDE; encoded by the coding sequence ATGAATAATAAACCTTTGGTCTTGGTAGTAGAGGACGACAAACCAATTTGTAAGTTTATTTGCGTATCACTTGAGGCTCAAGGGTATGCTTGTGTAGATACTCAAAACGGTAAGACAGCAATATCACTTATTTCATCACACAACCCTGATATTATTATTATGGATTTAGGGCTTCCTGACATTGATGGTATCGAAGTAATTGCAAAGGTTAGACCTTTTACAAAAGCTGCAATTATTGTAGTATCAGCGCGGGGTCACGAAAGAGAGAAAGTAGAAGCTCTTGATAGTGGGGCAGATGACTACTTAACAAAGCCTTTTAGTGTTGCAGAACTATTAGCACGCATTCGTGTTGCTCTTAGGCACACAAATCAAAGTGTTCTTTTTGAAGATGAAGAATCTAAAATTTTTGTGATAGGTGAATTAAGGATTGACTATGAAAGACGACGTGTTTTCATATCAGATGAGGATATACATCTAACGCCAATAGAATATAAATTATTAGTATTGTTGGCAAAACATACCGGTAAAGTATTAACCCATAAGTATATTTTAAATGAAGTTTGGGGGACATATTCAGGTGACGATACGCAGTCGCTTAGAGTATTTATGGCTAACATTAGAAGGAAGATAGAAAAAGATCCTGCGGAACCTAAATATATACTTACGGAAGTTGGTGTAGGGTATAGGATGATTGATGAATAA